The Triplophysa rosa linkage group LG15, Trosa_1v2, whole genome shotgun sequence genomic sequence TATTGTCAATGAAATATGGTTGTGTAAAACTTACGTTACATATGTTCAGTACAAAAAACTGATCAAAGTCCTCACATTGCGTATTTATTTTTGCTAGTTTgcaaacatgaaaacaaaatcaactGAACAAATTGTTTTGCCCTGTTTTTTGTATCCGACATGTGTCATAACAGTAAAATGCAGCACATAAAGCACAAAACTATTTATGACTACAAGAAATCAACATGTTCATAACAAATGTACATAACATATAAAAATGCCTCTTTCAACTTTTTACACTAAATagaaaatgcagttttttgAGGTCTTACAGCCTCCTGCGAAGTCTGAATTAATATGCTGACAAAAAGTATCTTATTTATAACTACATAAAACTTCTGATTGTGTTGCATCAAACAGCAGTTTCTCATTCAGACAGGCCGACTATTTGTTGCATCATCAGGTTAGATGATGAAAACAGTCACAACAAGAGGTTTTGGATTAGCTGGGAtctgaaaaaaacattaaagcataagaattaaattgttattaattATGAACAagcctaaatattattataatattaacggAGTAAAGCCATGAAAtaaatggttgaaatcaaactctAATGCTtcttatctcataattatgattttgagactttagcctgggtcACATTTTTTGGTCAATACCGTAACAACTGTTGGCTGATTCGAATATTCGTCACTTGCTGAActtttgtcatgaaaataaaTCACTGTTTTGATCATGTTTTAAATAAGCCAAGTCAAAAAGCATGCTAGTTTGTAACAGACATCATGCACTACAGTgcctaaaaaaatctaatcaatatttgataaaatatcaaatataaatagcATCTACCACTAAGATATGTACAACAGAAAATACAGTTTTCATATTCAACTAAAAGCTGAAAACATACCAGTAAAAAGATAGAAATGTTTACTCATCATCACTCAATCATATCCTGTAGGAGTTGTATTCGCTTTGCCCTGAGGGAGGACATCTCTGAGGTTACCTGACAACAGGAGATCTtcaattattattgttttgatggcTTTGTGTTCTTACTTTAAGCAAACCTGCTAATGGAGCAGCTACACACCTCTTGTTTAGTTGTTAGAAGATGCTGAACCTCCGTGTAAGCGGTCTGCAGGGTTGCATATGCCTGGAACAGCTGGTCACCTACATTCCTTAAAGAGTTGGAGAGCTCCTCTTCTCTTGAAGACAGCGTCATTAACTCATTCACTTTATCTAACAATCACATACACATAATTAATATCATAAGATTACTTATTAGTTGTACTAGTTTGATTTATGATTGCACAGCACCTGCACTTTACATGGACACTTCCCCACTCCACTCCCCtacactatttatatttatatatagtttaaCCTTCCTTTCTTTCCTATCTCCTTCTAcagtataatttatatatagcacatctgtacatacaatatacgTACGTACATACACTGTCTATACATTGTCTAACATTGtgctttttgtcaaatgtgtatttattttttacgttttgttacctgtgccttgccacttttttaacctgtacagtgagggaaataagtatttgatcccctgctgattttgtaggtttgcctacttacaaacaaatgaagggtctataatttttatggtgggtttattttaactgatagacacagaatatttaaaaaaatcaggggaaaaaaatgttatataaaggttataaattgatttgcatttcagtcagtgaaataagtatttgatccccaagcaaaacataactttgtactttgtggagaaacccttgttggcaagcacagaggtcagacatttctgatttccctcactgtatgtgcactggaagcttctgtcactaagacaaattccttgtgtgtccaagcacacttggcaataaagctctttctgattctgattctaatcTATTCGGACAGTCGAAAAAGCATTTCACTCCATGTTGTACCATGTATGGTTttgtatgtgacaaataaacttTGAACTTGAACTATGATGACTTGTACTTGATTAAATTATCATTATAGTTCCATAGCCGAATAGAGTTAAACATTTAGCAAATTGTCACTATTTTTTGTGCCATCAAATCACttccaaaaaaagaaatatttgtttatatgtgtctgtggtgtgtgtataatgtataatgcacacacatatatacatatacatatatataaaaaaacaaagatttacataatatacattttttaaatatttatatagaaatacatatgttaaataaatacatacaaatatacacaAGTCAACTTATGCACGCATGCACTTATTTTGGAATCAATTCATCGATTTGACAGCACAATTATTTCTCCCTTTGTTAATTTAAATTGCCATTAGATGTAAAAGTATATAAATTTACAATTTGATTAAAATTAAAGTTGGAAGACACTCACTTTTTCTACATGTTGTCTCAGGATTCTGATGAGTAGTATTTGAAATGTGCTGAAGCAAAATTGAATGAGCAAAACTTTACCAGACATTTCAATAAAGcacagataaatataaataaataaatatatatatatatatatatatatatatacacactgtatatacactgtatttacacacacacacatttccttACCTGTTCTTTTCTGGGGTTGCAAGGAATGATTTGGAGACAGTCAATGTCCTCTTGTGATGTTTCTGCATTAtatccaatttttttttttctgtcagtatcaGTCCTAAATGAATCATTTCCACCAACATCTAATATCTGGCAAACACTGACATTGCAGGTTGCTATAGTCGGTCTATGGAATCTTCCAATCTTTTCAGCCAGTGAAGATACAGATGAAGGGGAGGCAACAGATGCCTCTTGTCCATTTATCTGTTCTCTAAAGGGAAAGGAAGAAAGCGGATTCAGAAAgtgatgacaaaaaaaaatcttcatCCAAGATTAAATCTACTTTCACATCTAACTCTTTAATGTCAGATGCAAACAGACTCAGTTCTCAATTCTAGTTCTGGGACCCACGGCACTGCAAATTTTCCACGTATCAGTTAAGTTCTCTTGTTGACAAGCCAGTTATTTGAAACTAGTAgaaattttataaataaaaaaaataaaatgtgtatattaaCCTGGACACGCATTGCTCCTGCTGCTTGTTTGTGTCTATCTGGTCCTGTTGACTGTTTCTCAATGTGTAAAAAGCATCATGTGAGCACGGCTCCCCTCTGCTTTTCCTAGAGTTGTGACTGCTCACATGTTCTGTGGATCGTTCTGGTTTCTTGTGCTTCTTCTTGTTCAATTTTGTTCTCCCTTTTAGCTCTTTTTTACGGTTGGATTCGCAGGTCTGTCTCACCATACGTTCGGTGTGGCTTTCTACATTTTCTTCTGaacaaacatcaacattttgacAGTCTAATGGTTTACGAATTGTGCGTAACAAAGTGGAAATCTCTCTCTGAACTGGTTCAGGAGCACACGTAGGCTCTCCAGAGACATGAGCAGAAATCTCTGATGGAGGACAAGGCCTTTTCACAAGCGGGCAGTTTAAATTGTCCATACCAAATATGCTCTCTCGTCTCCTTTTAAGCGTTGTTGGGTCAGGTCTGGAAGTTGAGATTTTCTTTTGCTCTTCCCAAGAATGGAAGAGATTGCATTGTGCTGGCAACTGCACACTTGCGAAATCCTCACCGCCTTTGGCAGGTACCTGGAAACTTTGACTCATGTTCTTCATCTGGAAATTCTGAATTAACTTTGTTTGTGGTGCTTTCTGCTTTGCTCTCTGCTTTTCTGCTTTGGCCTGTATCCACTTCAACAATCGGTCCGTTTTCTTTTGATTTCTtcaattaatttaatatttgacAAACACATAAAAAGACCAGTTGGTAGTTAGAGCTGTTGACTTAAACTGCTAATAAATTAAATCCATTGCTGCTTTACAGTTTACATTACAcacatacagccgcggaaatcattaagagaccatttcagagaccaaTTTTCTGATTTAAAATGTGCTATTTATAGATGCGTGTTTAGggaaaattatcatttttgttttattctgtgaactacgaaGAACATTTCCCCCAGTTTTGCATAAAAATAtggtttctttttgcatttatttgcagaaaatgaacccTGGAGagacaggtcaaaataacagaaaagatgctctgtttttttcacacctcaaatactgcagtgaaaacaagttcatattcacttttaagtaatacaacagtaatatttgtatatggatttaggaaaagttcaaaaatactTTATGTTATGCCCTagatttttattagttttcatgtgtcttgtcattctgtcaggcttttacattgctgttggatgactttgtcactcctgagatttgattttgttgcaattcaacagacactgaactggatTGGCCACAAAACATCTAAATGCTAATttgaaaatacaattttcaatggtctcttaatttttccacaAATGTAAGTGCTTGTAGTTAACGTATGAGTCAAGAAGCTTACTTTTGTTGGTCTCTTTGGGCACAAAGGGCTTTTAGCTCATCGTCAACCTCATCGCTATAGTCCATAGTGCTTTTGTCATCATATGATCTCTTCTCTGTCAGAATCGCCATCTTGTATTTGTGATTGAAAGTGCCAATATGTTTCTTGAAGTCCTTTAAACCCATCACAGAGAGATCACAGGCCCAGCACTTATGCACCTGTTCACTGTAAGAAAAGCACgctttatgttttttacattcatAAGCAGGGCATGAGAGTGAATACTTTTAAGTTCCATACCTGCCCTTTAATTTCTCAATCGCCTCATGATGGACAAAACTATGCATATGATTGTCCAAATCCTGtggaaaaatacaaataattataaaataatacatatgcTTTGTTTTAACATGTAATTCTATGACCTCTATGACTTACCAATATGAATGAATGCAAGAACATAATGAAGTAAATCATCCCTGTTATATCATAAGTCACTTTTATAGCTCCATACATAATATTGCACCAGAACAAAAATGgtggttttgttatgttactTTTGCCCTGTGCAACAATAAAAACTCACCTGTGCAAGAAAGCTATGACAACAGACAAAACATCGCTGAGGCCTAAATTGATATACAAAGAAAAACTTCACAATTTGCAACCAGGaaacaaactaaatatttaGATAATATTCAAGCATATTTTTTAAGCCAATTTATACAGAATAATGAACAAGTATATTACACCATGAAAAGACAATCTTACCTTTCTTTTTTTTGGGTGCGAAGGGTGTTAAACTCAGCATCAAGCTTAGTATCGTAATCCACAGTAAGGTTGTGCTTTTGATGTCTTTTGCACTTGAGTTTGATCagattttgtttgtgttcatctttCGCAATATGCTCCTTGTACTGCTCTAGTCCAATCACAGACACATTACACGCCCAACATCTATGGCTCACCTGTTTACTGTAGAAAACATATctataaatgtatatgtttgtatgaataaagatttttttctgtttgattcATACTTGAGAAAGACATGATAATTGATGCTAGTTTTTTACCTGCCCATGATCTGTTCAATTGCTTTATGGTGACTGTAACTATGCGCGTGGTTGTCCAAATTCTGTGAAAAATATTAGGGTAAAAAGAGCGTAAGGAGAAATATTCTTATGCAGAGACAAACTACAATAAATGACCCCTATTTAGTCATCATAAGttgataattattattttaaactacGGAAGTGTCCAATCAAACTTGACTGAATAAGGAATTAACCAAACAGGCCAACCTTTTCTTCATATTTTTGAGAACAGACACAACATTTGTTCATAATGTTGTGTTTGgtcttcttttttttcttcgttTTCTTCGTTGTGTCCCCCATAAatgcttttatctgaaaaaaatatatttttgttacagGATAGAGTTGGAGTACCTGTTCTAAATACTGCTAACGTTACTACCAAAGCAGTTACTCCAGAATGCATTCTTACGTCGACACGCGTACACATTTACCACATAATCACATTTTGATTCAATGAGATACCTAAAGCAACGACCGTGGTGTCAAAACAGTATGTTCGAGTTTTATTAAGTTACGTTACTGAATCACGTCGTCCACGTGCTTGCTGAATCGGACCACGTTGACCAAATGTTGTTTACTGTAGACTtgggccgtttctcaatatgcgttcttaaGCGGTCTTATGTCCTCGTGAAttcgctctacgtcatcaataaccgcCAAAGTCCGTTCCGATAGCTTATTCGACTTGATGAGGCGCTGCAAGATCCGACTTAacgatgacatcaaagtaccgcgagagcgattcgaaaaactaAAAAAGGTTTGGTTTCGaaacgctctcgcggtactttgatgtcatactcCAAAatgtcccagtgaaattaaaaatgacaattcttatttttcatgaagtattgcagcgtttataatATAttgcttatcaatgtgggtcattttctttataaaattCATATACCCTCATAATCtgcagttaaaatctgaaaatgcacttccgccctgaaatgactttccatctcaaatgacggcttggccggagcatctcCTTCAACTGTCTGCTGCCaggttcatttcaaaatcaatgcaaccgCTGTTTTTACACGTCcgatcaattcgcagtgaaaaacgcaagccacgcccactaattttatcctttgaaattccttttcactcagaaAAGTGTCAGAATAGggttgttgctagaagggatacatcTACGGCCGGAAatggtgcaaaatctcgccatataattacagtaaattacattagctaacgcctacatCTACCCCAACACTAAActtaaccttacaataataaaaaatattaatcaactgttttcagcgtgacaaaaagtatgcggtattgaagtgcgcatgcccagtggagttaatcccttctagtcaaaaccaTAGATCTGCCACTTTGCTCCGCTGCTGCGATACGTCAACGGCGCCGCCATATTAGTGAGGGCAACAGTGCAATAAAAGCCCACTGAACCCAATGGGAGAGTTGCGCGTTTtcggcattaaaagcacaatcacgtttacatttctaaacATAATTCAATGGTTTACGGTTTACGTAGAGTACAACTTCAGTTGCATCATAGTTATAGCCTACTTTAAAGTTAATGGTTGTCAtaatgaaatgtgaaatccattatttgtgcctgttattcgtgagaatccactagatggcatcATGTTCAGTGATATGTTAAAGACAACACAggcaacagaataaataaccacgttgcagtagtcgagaataaaacacagacatgtaGAGATTGTTTCTGAGATTTATTTTAATCATCGAACAAAACATCCAAGGTAATATATAGTTTAATTTGCGTAGTCTATTATATAAAAACtaatgtttttcactctggaaatggctttttctgttgtaattttagacttttttaaagatAGGTAAAAccgttacagcagtaaaacacgatgtatgtgatatagtaaaataaataacactgCCGTGCACTATTAGTATGAAATAGCAGTATATGGTCATAAAGACGCACTTTTGATTTTTTCCAGGATTTTAAAGTGCACGAGCTGTTCTGATCATGTGCATCTAATCTACCTTAAATCatttcacattagcgatgtgTACACAATTTTTAAGCCTAAATGATTGCTTGACAAGcctgagttttaacagttccgtatgacaataaatacatcTTCAAGTCTataaccatctttaactggagccaaaacgtttctgcgtactccacgtaaatagaaaagtattgaaattagttgaaaaatgaaaacaatgttgCGTTATTATCCAGAAAACGGAAGCTCCACCATTCACTCGTATGTCTTTATAGTCGgcttttgccctcaccaatatggcggtGGCGTTGACGTACGATCCAGTGGACAATGAGGCGGCTAGTATTATGTCTATGGTCAAAACCGTCAGactacggaagtaaaaacgatcgcaacttccggttcacagggactttaaacttaaattatatcATTCCCATTTTCCTAAAATCATTCTAACGGCCTTGGGACAGTTTTTGATAGCGCTTTAACACGATTGGCGGCCGCTCTTTTGACGTCACAGCACGACACACACGGAAGACTCGGGAATTTGCTGTattaatcaaaataattaaaacatgcTCATCCAAATGAAAGTAATATAGAAAAGAAaggaaataaaatagaaaatgcTCACAAATATGAGAAATGAACTTATAAACAGTTAGAGTCGAGGATGCACCGCTGGGGTCGCTATCGTTGCAAGATCATGTATTGGTAATTCTGCGAAGAAGACGAACGCGGAAGCTTTGGTTCagtgacatttatttttgctatCTGATCAGAAATGTGTGCTGGTTGTGTGCAGAAAGAATATCCCGACAGGGTGAGTTAGTTATCATATGTTACTGACACGTCTTGTCGGAATCCGTCTATAGCATGTTATGTACTCCTTCAGTGGCCTTTATTTGTAAGTGCTACGCATGTTGTTGCCAGTTCAGTTTTCAACCAAAACCACATTTAAAGGTAACTTACTGCATGTAGATTCGGCCCAGGCTTATTATGTCCTCATTCGCTAAATATTTTGTGTAGGTAACCATGCTTTGGTACATAGGTTTATCCTTTATGTTACCAAGGGTGATGTAAACATAAATTATATTGAAGAACATTAATTTAAACGTTTGAGAAGCAGTATTTCTGCTTGTCATTATAtctgaaatgtttatttgtcatgTGTTATGTTTGCAGGGTAATACATGTCTGGAAAATGGTTCATATCTTATGAATTTTCTTGGCTGTGCCAACTGTCACCAGAGAGATTTTGTGCTGATCAGTGATAAGACTATGGTGAATGAAGACGAGGAGGAGATCGTTACCTACCTGCGTGAGTAATGTCATAGTAAAGAGTGCAAAATAAATTTCAATTGGCAGGTACATGaataacatttctttttcaCAGATATGTGCAAGAACTGTGACCATGTTATAGCCAGACATGAATACACCTTCACTGTGGTGGATGACTATCAGGTAAGAATAGAAATAAGGCAATACAATCAACTTCACTACTGTACTTGGCCCATTATAATTATGATCAGACTAATCATacttagtttttttctataaattGTACAACCGCTGTACTAGACAGTGGGAACATGACatgcaattgttttttttacaggaaTACACAATGTTGTGTATGTTGTGTGGAAAAGCAGAGGATTCCATCAGCGTGCTGCCG encodes the following:
- the churc1 gene encoding protein Churchill, whose amino-acid sequence is MCAGCVQKEYPDRGNTCLENGSYLMNFLGCANCHQRDFVLISDKTMVNEDEEEIVTYLHMCKNCDHVIARHEYTFTVVDDYQEYTMLCMLCGKAEDSISVLPDDPRQTAPLF
- the znf106b gene encoding uncharacterized protein znf106b isoform X2 translates to MGDTTKKTKKKKKTKHNIMNKCCVCSQKYEEKNLDNHAHSYSHHKAIEQIMGSKQVSHRCWACNVSVIGLEQYKEHIAKDEHKQNLIKLKCKRHQKHNLTVDYDTKLDAEFNTLRTQKKERPQRCFVCCHSFLAQDLDNHMHSFVHHEAIEKLKGSEQVHKCWACDLSVMGLKDFKKHIGTFNHKYKMAILTEKRSYDDKSTMDYSDEVDDELKALCAQRDQQKEQINGQEASVASPSSVSSLAEKIGRFHRPTIATCNVSVCQILDVGGNDSFRTDTDRKKKIGYNAETSQEDIDCLQIIPCNPRKEQHISNTTHQNPETTCRKNKVNELMTLSSREEELSNSLRNVGDQLFQAYATLQTAYTEVQHLLTTKQEVTSEMSSLRAKRIQLLQDMIE
- the znf106b gene encoding uncharacterized protein znf106b isoform X1 is translated as MGDTTKKTKKKKKTKHNIMNKCCVCSQKYEEKNLDNHAHSYSHHKAIEQIMGSKQVSHRCWACNVSVIGLEQYKEHIAKDEHKQNLIKLKCKRHQKHNLTVDYDTKLDAEFNTLRTQKKERPQRCFVCCHSFLAQDLDNHMHSFVHHEAIEKLKGSEQVHKCWACDLSVMGLKDFKKHIGTFNHKYKMAILTEKRSYDDKSTMDYSDEVDDELKALCAQRDQQKNQKKTDRLLKWIQAKAEKQRAKQKAPQTKLIQNFQMKNMSQSFQVPAKGGEDFASVQLPAQCNLFHSWEEQKKISTSRPDPTTLKRRRESIFGMDNLNCPLVKRPCPPSEISAHVSGEPTCAPEPVQREISTLLRTIRKPLDCQNVDVCSEENVESHTERMVRQTCESNRKKELKGRTKLNKKKHKKPERSTEHVSSHNSRKSRGEPCSHDAFYTLRNSQQDQIDTNKQQEQCVSREQINGQEASVASPSSVSSLAEKIGRFHRPTIATCNVSVCQILDVGGNDSFRTDTDRKKKIGYNAETSQEDIDCLQIIPCNPRKEQHISNTTHQNPETTCRKNKVNELMTLSSREEELSNSLRNVGDQLFQAYATLQTAYTEVQHLLTTKQEVTSEMSSLRAKRIQLLQDMIE